The genomic stretch ACGCATTGAGAATTCCATAGAATCGAATCCATCTATCTCAACTTTAGGGAATATATAGAGACCTCCCTCAGGCTCCCTGTAGCTTATAGGAGCATCTGAGAGCTCTCTAACTGCTCTATCCAAGTAAGACCTCAGCAAGCCCCTGACCTCACTCACCCAGCTCTCCCCCCTCTCTAAGACTGAAGCGGATGCATCCTGTATGAACTCAGGGACGTTGCTTATAGTCAGGCTCAAGTACTTAGAGAGTTTCGATAATATCTCCTCCTTCGCGTGTATATATCCTATCCTGAATCCAGTCATCCCGAAAGCCTTGGAGAGTGTGTTCACGCTTATAGTCATATCGTAGACCTTCGCTGGGGATACCCTATCGACGAAAGATATCTCAGAGTATGCATCATCGCTTATAAGTATAGAATCATTCTCATTCAAATAATCTGAGAGTTCCTCAAGCTCCTTCCTGCTCCAAACTCTCCCATCCGGGTTGTTCGGTGAGCAGACTATGAAAGCCCTTATCCCCTTGATCTTCTGCAGTTCATCGAGGGAGCTTATCTCGATGAACTCCAAGCCTAAGTTAGAGGACATCCCCTTGTAAGCGGGCCAAGCTGGTATCATCACACCTACCCTATCCCCCGGTCTCAGTAGAGAGGCTAGGATGGAGTATATCGCGAACTTAGATCCTGGAGTCACTATTATATTCTCAGGTCCGCTCTCTATCTTATCCCTCCTCTTTATCCATTCGCTAGCTGCTCTTCTGAATTCATCTGAGCCGAATGATGTTCCATATCTAGTCTTCCCCTCCCTTATCGATTTCATCATCTCATCTAGGAGGAAGGGAGGGAAGGACCAGGGCGGCTCGCCGACTTCTAGGTGATATATCTTGACCCCTCTCTTCTCCAATTGTTTGGCTCTCCTGAAGACCTCTAGGTGAGGCCCAGCATCTCCCCCCTCCGGTATCTGAGCCCTTATGGAAGCTGATATGAGGAAGTTGAATAACCTCCTGCAATTCCAATCGTCTATCCCTCTCTCGCTGCACCTCTCCTTCACAACTCTCCATAAGCTTTCCTCGACATCCGGATCCCTTATCTGGATCCCGATCTCCCT from Candidatus Korarchaeum sp. encodes the following:
- a CDS encoding aminotransferase class I/II-fold pyridoxal phosphate-dependent enzyme, giving the protein MEELRGRIKEVTLRLVDLYSERLKLVEEIGRLKREIGIQIRDPDVEESLWRVVKERCSERGIDDWNCRRLFNFLISASIRAQIPEGGDAGPHLEVFRRAKQLEKRGVKIYHLEVGEPPWSFPPFLLDEMMKSIREGKTRYGTSFGSDEFRRAASEWIKRRDKIESGPENIIVTPGSKFAIYSILASLLRPGDRVGVMIPAWPAYKGMSSNLGLEFIEISSLDELQKIKGIRAFIVCSPNNPDGRVWSRKELEELSDYLNENDSILISDDAYSEISFVDRVSPAKVYDMTISVNTLSKAFGMTGFRIGYIHAKEEILSKLSKYLSLTISNVPEFIQDASASVLERGESWVSEVRGLLRSYLDRAVRELSDAPISYREPEGGLYIFPKVEIDGFDSMEFSMRVLEERGIALAPGSGFGPFKEWIRITFASEGAEGGLRLLKEALLSWRS